Genomic DNA from candidate division KSB1 bacterium:
CGGCGATATCTCAGTTTCCACAGAGGTGATCCGGGATGTATGGGACAGAATTATTCCGAACTACCCCATCGAATTTAAGTTTCTCGATCAAGAGCTGGATCGGATGTACCGGACAGAAGAGCGCATGGTGGATATTCTGAAATATTTTGCCATTCTTGCGGTCTTCATCTCATGCCTGGGACTTTTCGGACTGGCGTCGTACATGGCGGAACAGCGCACAAAAGAGATTGGCGTCCGCAAAGTGCTGGGAGCGACGGTGACGAATATCGTCATGCTGTTGTCAACGGAGTTTGCCCGCTGGGTACTGCTCGCCAATCTCGTCGCCTGGCCGGTGGCGTATGTAGTTATGACCAACTGGCTGCAAAAGTTCGCCTATCGCGTGGAACTTGGCTGGCTGACTTTCATATTCGCGGGAGTTCTCGCGCTTGTTATCGCCCTGCTGACGGTAAGCTCGCAAGCTTTGAAATCCGCTGTTTCTAACCCGGCTGAAGCGTTGCGGTATGAGTAAAGAATTGTATGCTATAGTTTTGCGAACAACGTTTGGTGTGCGAGGCCGGAAGTTAGGGTCGAACCCCGTCTGATTAGTTTTATACCTGTGATGGGTTACATTTCATAAAGAAACTTGATGTTGTTAGATTTTTAACCATGGCCGAGAAGTCAAGAATCAACTTTTCAAGTTTATCGTCAAAAAGTTCCCCGGACAACTCATCCATGAATATTTTTTTGTATTCCAATGCTAAGACAAGCAACCGATCGTAATTTGCCTGGCTAAGTCGCCGAGCCATATAACCGCCCTCAAAAAGGGCATTTTCCATCACACGAATCGGATATCCATTGATTCGTGTAAGCGATAATTGTTCAATCAATTTTTCAATCCCCGAACCAAAAAGATTCCGATTAACAGCTTTTGTCCCAACATTAATTTCCGGCTTGGGATCTTCGAACCAGGCCAGAATTTCCTCTCTTTGATAGCAGTACGAGTGCATATCAAAGATTACGGCATATCTATTCTGCTGCAATAGATACGCAGTGACAATATCTATGAGATCATGAAATTCATTATGTTTCATGATAGGGATAGTTCGTTCTTGTTGAGTTAACTTTTGCCTCCAGATTTTCAATCCCCAAGATTTTTCTTTAGTATCATAAATAGCCCGGAAGGGTTCTCTGTTTAGATCATATTCAAAACGTGATTCCCGGCCAATAATTTGCATAGGAAAGTCCTTTATGAACCGGTCT
This window encodes:
- a CDS encoding N-formylglutamate amidohydrolase, with the protein product MKVAKSYSLKEIQQKLEQNELPFSGITVLGSSEFHFLKPTFFAGVAMHAGKRIRPEVLEKMMVSKADRFREEDPFTDRFIKDFPMQIIGRESRFEYDLNREPFRAIYDTKEKSWGLKIWRQKLTQQERTIPIMKHNEFHDLIDIVTAYLLQQNRYAVIFDMHSYCYQREEILAWFEDPKPEINVGTKAVNRNLFGSGIEKLIEQLSLTRINGYPIRVMENALFEGGYMARRLSQANYDRLLVLALEYKKIFMDELSGELFDDKLEKLILDFSAMVKNLTTSSFFMKCNPSQV